One Amycolatopsis sp. NBC_00355 genomic window carries:
- a CDS encoding sigma-70 family RNA polymerase sigma factor yields the protein MPPHSAGGDSPPAATYSLDTALVRQAVTGNRAAVAGLLRELRPIVFRYCLGRLGSWQDGSSDAEDCAQEVLLAVVRALPGYRYELDGFLPFVFGIAAHKVSDFHRRRARDRTSPVADPPAGRSEGAEGTDPTGEEVERSAALDWSSGLLDTLPPRQREILVLRIILGMTAEETAVAVGLSSAGAVRVAQHRALTVLRRNLLAKKSAGSAS from the coding sequence ATGCCGCCGCATTCCGCCGGGGGTGACTCCCCGCCCGCGGCGACGTACTCACTCGACACCGCGCTCGTCCGGCAGGCCGTCACCGGCAACCGGGCCGCGGTGGCGGGGCTGCTGCGCGAGCTGCGGCCGATCGTGTTCCGCTACTGCCTCGGCCGGCTCGGGTCGTGGCAGGACGGCTCGTCCGACGCCGAGGACTGCGCCCAGGAGGTGCTGCTCGCGGTCGTGCGCGCGCTGCCCGGCTACCGCTACGAGCTCGACGGGTTCCTGCCGTTCGTCTTCGGCATCGCCGCGCACAAGGTCTCCGACTTCCACCGCCGCCGCGCCCGCGACCGCACCAGCCCGGTCGCGGACCCGCCGGCCGGCCGCTCGGAGGGCGCGGAAGGCACGGACCCCACCGGCGAAGAGGTCGAACGCTCGGCCGCGCTCGACTGGTCGTCCGGCCTGCTCGACACGCTCCCGCCGCGCCAGCGCGAGATCCTGGTGCTGCGCATCATCCTGGGCATGACGGCCGAGGAGACGGCGGTGGCGGTGGGCTTGAGCAGCGCCGGCGCGGTCCGCGTGGCCCAGCACCGGGCGCTCACGGTCCTGCGGCGCAACCTGCTGGCGAAGAAGAGCGCCGGATCCGCTTCGTGA
- a CDS encoding CU044_5270 family protein, with the protein MNELDETLERLHHDARTAPADLTAARAKLMAELDAGATVLPLRPRRVPRFAVPVAAAVAGVVAVTAVVVVQTGSSEPPVAGPAPSGPAPESSSGSAPVSSPDIRLMSAVEVLTRAADISVGAVDQPLAPEQFRYVVEHTWVGRGVQTGNATGYSYLWEQQIQRWIPADEHDVWQEDRKILGTGKFLGGSVPQAQAPEPEITDTDQGQWQGRCGDFFPKSKPAKKCDDPTDWDSPAFYATLPHDPAQLYTKLQDLTKGRGSTPTAMFHFGTEILRSGMMPAPLRAEWYRALARIPGMKVLAAEANLDGRTGVALGLDDRHELRQLIIDPATGQFIGERTIAGTQPDDPWIKPGTETGASAITTAVADRLGVAPAK; encoded by the coding sequence ATGAATGAGCTCGACGAGACCCTCGAGCGGCTGCACCACGACGCCCGCACCGCGCCCGCCGACCTGACCGCGGCCCGCGCGAAGCTGATGGCGGAACTGGACGCCGGCGCCACCGTGCTTCCCCTCCGGCCGCGCCGGGTCCCGCGCTTCGCGGTGCCCGTCGCCGCGGCCGTGGCCGGAGTGGTCGCGGTGACCGCCGTCGTCGTCGTGCAGACCGGCTCGTCCGAGCCGCCCGTCGCCGGCCCGGCGCCGTCCGGGCCCGCCCCTGAGTCCTCCTCTGGGTCCGCCCCCGTGTCGTCGCCGGACATCCGGCTGATGTCGGCCGTCGAGGTGCTCACCCGGGCCGCGGACATCAGCGTCGGCGCCGTCGACCAGCCGCTGGCCCCCGAGCAGTTCCGGTACGTCGTCGAGCACACCTGGGTCGGGCGCGGCGTCCAGACCGGGAACGCGACCGGCTACTCCTACCTGTGGGAACAGCAGATCCAGCGGTGGATCCCGGCCGACGAGCACGATGTCTGGCAGGAGGACCGCAAGATCCTCGGCACCGGGAAGTTCCTCGGCGGCTCCGTGCCGCAAGCGCAGGCCCCCGAACCGGAGATCACCGACACCGACCAGGGTCAGTGGCAGGGCCGCTGCGGCGACTTCTTCCCGAAGTCCAAGCCGGCCAAGAAGTGCGACGACCCCACGGACTGGGACAGCCCGGCCTTCTACGCGACGCTGCCGCACGATCCCGCGCAGCTGTACACGAAGCTCCAGGACCTGACCAAGGGCCGCGGCTCGACGCCGACCGCGATGTTCCACTTCGGCACCGAGATCCTGCGCAGCGGGATGATGCCCGCCCCGCTGCGGGCCGAGTGGTACCGGGCGCTGGCGAGGATCCCGGGCATGAAGGTGCTCGCGGCCGAGGCCAACCTCGACGGCCGCACCGGCGTCGCGCTCGGGCTCGACGACCGGCACGAGCTGCGGCAGCTGATCATCGACCCGGCCACCGGCCAGTTCATCGGCGAGCGCACGATCGCCGGGACGCAGCCGGACGATCCGTGGATCAAGCCCGGCACGGAGACCGGCGCCAGCGCGATCACCACGGCGGTCGCGGACCGGCTCGGCGTCGCCCCCGCGAAGTAG
- a CDS encoding beta-N-acetylhexosaminidase — translation MLPLVPRPAELTRHNGFFALHAGVRVVAGPGAARAADLLTGFVGSGHGPEIRLSLRPGLGPEEYELDVAEDGVTLVASAEAGLFHGVQTLRQLGPDRWPCLRIRDRPRLAWRGVLLDVARHFMPLDFLYEFADLLALHKYNVLHLHLTDDQGWRLEIDGRPRLTDVGAWRSESMVGAAGSTVFDGVPHGGFYTRAELRGLVVHAAARGVRVVPEIDLPGHVRAALAAYPELGNHPERRLPVWTGWGISPDVLGVHDTALDFCRDVLAQTAEIFPSRHLHIGGDECPTTQWETAPAAVARAKALGLSDTAELHAWFLGELHGFLGELGRKSVCWDETGRSPGRLPPAMTVASWRDAAHGAQAVARGHQVIMAPHTSTYFDYPQTDGPGEPPRELVTTLADVHAYDPLAGNLPAADPDDGGRPGVIGTQAQLWTEHAPTPDHVRQLAFPRLCALAESAWSPGPRDYADFQARLAGHLDLLRALNALPKERVRFPGAVPTPRKPRT, via the coding sequence GTGCTCCCTCTCGTCCCCCGGCCCGCGGAACTGACGCGGCACAACGGGTTCTTCGCGCTCCACGCCGGCGTGCGCGTCGTCGCCGGCCCCGGCGCCGCACGCGCGGCCGACCTCCTGACCGGTTTTGTCGGCTCGGGCCACGGCCCGGAGATCCGGCTGTCCCTGCGGCCCGGGCTCGGGCCGGAAGAGTACGAGCTGGACGTCGCCGAGGACGGCGTCACGCTCGTGGCGAGCGCGGAAGCCGGGCTGTTCCACGGCGTCCAGACGCTGCGGCAGCTCGGCCCGGACCGCTGGCCGTGCCTGCGGATCCGGGACCGGCCGCGGCTGGCCTGGCGCGGGGTGCTGCTCGACGTCGCCCGGCACTTCATGCCCCTGGACTTCCTGTACGAGTTCGCCGATCTCCTCGCGCTGCACAAGTACAACGTGCTGCACCTGCACCTCACCGACGACCAGGGCTGGCGGCTCGAGATCGACGGCCGGCCCCGGCTGACCGACGTCGGCGCCTGGCGCAGCGAGTCCATGGTCGGCGCGGCCGGCAGCACGGTCTTCGACGGCGTCCCGCACGGCGGCTTCTACACCCGCGCCGAGCTGCGCGGACTGGTCGTCCACGCGGCCGCCCGCGGGGTGCGGGTCGTGCCGGAGATCGACCTGCCCGGGCACGTCCGGGCGGCGCTGGCCGCCTACCCGGAGCTCGGCAACCACCCGGAGCGGCGGCTGCCGGTGTGGACCGGGTGGGGCATCAGCCCCGACGTCCTCGGCGTGCACGACACGGCGCTGGACTTCTGCCGCGACGTCCTGGCGCAGACGGCGGAGATCTTCCCGTCGCGGCACCTGCACATCGGCGGGGACGAATGCCCGACGACGCAGTGGGAAACCGCGCCGGCCGCCGTCGCCCGCGCGAAAGCGCTCGGGTTGTCGGACACGGCCGAACTGCACGCCTGGTTCCTCGGCGAGCTGCACGGGTTCCTCGGCGAACTCGGCCGAAAATCGGTCTGCTGGGACGAAACGGGCCGGTCGCCGGGCCGCCTGCCACCGGCGATGACCGTGGCCAGCTGGCGCGACGCCGCCCACGGCGCGCAGGCCGTCGCCCGCGGCCACCAGGTGATCATGGCGCCGCACACGTCCACCTACTTCGACTACCCGCAGACCGACGGGCCGGGCGAGCCGCCGCGCGAGCTCGTCACCACGCTCGCCGACGTCCACGCCTACGACCCCCTGGCCGGAAACCTGCCCGCCGCCGACCCCGACGACGGCGGCCGGCCCGGCGTCATCGGCACGCAGGCGCAGCTGTGGACCGAGCACGCGCCGACCCCCGACCACGTGCGGCAGCTGGCCTTCCCGCGGCTGTGCGCGCTCGCCGAGTCGGCCTGGTCCCCCGGCCCGCGCGACTATGCTGACTTCCAAGCCCGCTTGGCCGGTCACCTGGATCTGCTGCGCGCGCTGAACGCCCTGCCGAAGGAGCGCGTCCGGTTCCCGGGTGCGGTCCCCACACCCCGAAAGCCGAGAACTTGA
- a CDS encoding pyridoxamine 5'-phosphate oxidase family protein gives MADDVGFGLLLDRAQCLALLRTASLGRVIFTHRAMPAVRPVRFTVVGESVVFAVPEGSPLYAGARDAVVAFEADDFADDLGAGWFVSLLGRAGEFRDSSAAEIACLCPCSSRAGRRFLQIPVETITGHRMACPAE, from the coding sequence ATGGCTGACGATGTGGGCTTCGGGCTCCTGCTCGACCGGGCGCAGTGCCTCGCGCTGCTCCGGACGGCGAGCCTCGGGCGGGTGATCTTCACCCACCGGGCGATGCCGGCCGTCCGCCCGGTGCGGTTCACCGTCGTCGGGGAGTCCGTCGTGTTCGCCGTCCCCGAAGGCAGCCCGCTCTACGCCGGCGCGCGTGACGCCGTCGTCGCGTTCGAGGCCGACGACTTCGCCGACGACCTCGGTGCCGGCTGGTTCGTCAGCCTGCTCGGCCGGGCCGGGGAGTTCCGGGATTCCTCCGCCGCGGAGATCGCCTGCCTGTGCCCCTGCTCGTCCCGAGCGGGCCGCCGGTTCCTGCAGATCCCCGTCGAAACGATAACCGGTCACCGAATGGCCTGCCCGGCGGAGTAA
- a CDS encoding GntR family transcriptional regulator, translated as MTADALGPDRPPTAKRDRVRRHLLNVIEKAGPGTGLASERDLAQELGVSRPTVRAAIDELTRTGLLVRQRGRGTFTSPHKVTQELAGSAAGLGVPPAEGNWTSEVVAFTTAPASPPRAARLEVATGAPVLRVTRVRYVDEEPIAIERLDLPAELVPGLAPADMEAGNFYRLLRERFGITVAEAEQTMEPAVTNPEQAELLDVPVYAPILQVERVTRDTGGRIVELTRSVYRGDRYRITSKLRFDADSG; from the coding sequence TTGACCGCAGACGCGCTCGGACCCGACCGGCCTCCCACCGCGAAACGGGACCGGGTCCGCCGCCACCTGCTGAACGTGATCGAGAAGGCCGGCCCGGGCACCGGGCTGGCCTCGGAACGCGACCTGGCGCAGGAGCTGGGGGTGTCCCGCCCGACCGTCCGCGCGGCCATCGACGAGCTCACCCGCACCGGCCTGCTGGTCCGCCAGCGCGGCCGCGGCACGTTCACCAGCCCGCACAAGGTCACCCAGGAGCTCGCCGGCAGTGCCGCGGGCCTGGGGGTGCCCCCGGCGGAGGGGAACTGGACCAGCGAGGTCGTCGCGTTCACGACGGCGCCGGCGAGCCCGCCCCGCGCCGCGCGGCTGGAGGTGGCCACCGGCGCGCCGGTCCTGCGGGTGACGCGCGTGCGGTACGTCGACGAGGAGCCGATCGCCATCGAGCGGCTGGACCTGCCCGCCGAGCTCGTGCCCGGGCTGGCCCCGGCCGACATGGAAGCCGGGAACTTCTACCGGCTGCTGCGGGAGCGGTTCGGGATCACCGTGGCCGAGGCCGAGCAGACCATGGAGCCGGCGGTGACCAACCCCGAGCAGGCCGAGCTGCTGGACGTCCCGGTCTACGCGCCGATCCTGCAGGTCGAGCGGGTCACCCGCGACACCGGCGGCCGGATCGTCGAGCTGACCCGCTCGGTCTACCGCGGTGACCGCTACCGGATCACCTCGAAGCTGCGGTTCGACGCCGACTCCGGCTGA
- a CDS encoding GAF domain-containing sensor histidine kinase has translation MPAILAAVAGIARELEMPALLERAVTTVCELVGARHGRLEVTGPDGGVAEYGRPSTGDTDDTGDTDGANGAVELPVRAGPKTFGTMRVEPGDGGFAGRRREVLGALTAATGMAVEKAMLVDGMRRRERWLEASYDVTKALLGTQGLRATLRLIAERARVVAGGTGGAIALPAGPGLLVFDVVEPPGEDADRLTGLTIPTEGTATGIAFTTRRPIVVRDYGEHVQNEQRDRVGPMPAMIKDLDSAISVPLIVGEETLGVLLVAKFRDRSPFTDSDVQLAETFAGHAALAVEFSRAQEARQQLAVFEDRDRIARDLHDLVIQRLFATGLGLEGVSRLISDPGVGARVAGFAHDLDGTIREIRNSIFSLQAPAQAQGSLRAELLRVAVDARDTLGFEPRVGFDGPLDAAVPDAVRSDLIASLREALTNVARHAGATSCSVDVTVDGPGTRLSLVVRDDGTGPPPGPGRASGLANLAARAARWGGTCALVAADGGGSRLEWTAGLPARTAGEQGIAR, from the coding sequence ATGCCGGCGATCCTGGCCGCAGTAGCCGGGATCGCGCGGGAGCTGGAGATGCCGGCGTTGCTGGAACGCGCGGTGACGACGGTGTGCGAACTGGTCGGGGCGCGCCACGGCCGGCTCGAGGTGACCGGACCCGACGGCGGGGTGGCCGAGTACGGCCGGCCCTCGACCGGCGACACGGACGACACCGGCGACACCGACGGCGCGAACGGTGCCGTCGAGCTTCCGGTGCGCGCCGGGCCGAAGACCTTCGGCACGATGCGGGTCGAACCCGGTGACGGCGGCTTCGCCGGCCGCCGGCGCGAAGTGCTGGGCGCGCTCACCGCGGCGACCGGGATGGCCGTCGAGAAAGCCATGCTCGTCGACGGGATGCGCCGCCGCGAACGCTGGCTCGAAGCGTCCTACGACGTCACCAAAGCGCTGCTCGGCACGCAAGGCCTGCGCGCCACCCTGCGGCTGATCGCCGAACGCGCCCGCGTCGTGGCCGGCGGCACCGGCGGGGCGATCGCGCTGCCCGCGGGGCCGGGGCTGCTGGTGTTCGACGTCGTCGAGCCGCCGGGGGAGGACGCCGACCGCCTCACCGGCCTGACCATCCCGACCGAGGGCACGGCCACCGGGATCGCGTTCACCACGCGCCGGCCGATCGTCGTGCGGGACTACGGCGAGCACGTCCAGAACGAGCAGCGTGACCGCGTCGGGCCGATGCCCGCGATGATCAAGGACCTGGACTCGGCGATCTCGGTGCCGCTGATCGTCGGTGAGGAGACCCTCGGGGTGCTGCTCGTGGCGAAGTTCCGGGACCGCTCGCCGTTCACCGACTCCGACGTCCAGCTGGCCGAGACGTTCGCCGGGCACGCCGCGCTCGCCGTCGAGTTCTCCCGGGCACAGGAAGCGCGCCAGCAGCTCGCTGTCTTCGAGGACCGCGACCGGATCGCGCGCGACCTGCACGACCTGGTGATCCAGCGGCTGTTCGCGACCGGGCTCGGGCTCGAGGGCGTCAGCAGGCTGATCTCCGACCCGGGGGTCGGCGCGCGCGTCGCCGGGTTCGCCCACGACCTCGACGGCACGATCCGCGAGATCCGCAACAGCATCTTCTCCTTGCAGGCGCCCGCGCAGGCGCAGGGCAGCCTCCGCGCCGAGCTGCTGCGGGTGGCCGTCGACGCCCGGGACACGCTGGGCTTCGAGCCGCGTGTCGGGTTCGACGGGCCGCTCGACGCCGCCGTGCCGGACGCGGTGCGCTCCGACCTGATCGCGTCGCTGCGGGAAGCCTTGACGAACGTCGCCCGCCACGCCGGCGCGACGTCGTGCTCGGTGGACGTCACCGTGGACGGGCCCGGCACCCGGCTGAGCCTGGTGGTGCGGGACGACGGGACCGGCCCGCCCCCGGGGCCCGGACGGGCGAGCGGGCTCGCCAACCTGGCCGCCCGCGCCGCCCGGTGGGGCGGGACTTGTGCGCTGGTGGCCGCCGACGGCGGCGGCTCCCGGCTGGAATGGACGGCCGGCCTGCCGGCACGGACCGCCGGCGAACAGGGGATTGCGCGATGA
- a CDS encoding helix-turn-helix transcriptional regulator yields the protein MHEPQAGALAAVAALDEPTRRRLYDYVVRQPEPVSRDDVAAALSVPRATVAFHLDRLVDERLLAVGHGRRTGRTGPGAGRPAKLYRRSDRQVTVSLPERDYELAGHLLARAVEEAGETGGSAREILALRARELGEDLGAAAADLTAELEEHGFEPRTEDGGVLLGNCPFHRLARAHPRLVCEMNLALVTGLLTGAGSADLTARLDPRPGRCCVRLTSS from the coding sequence ATGCACGAACCCCAGGCCGGCGCGCTGGCCGCGGTCGCCGCGCTCGACGAGCCGACCCGGCGCCGGCTGTACGACTACGTCGTCCGCCAGCCCGAGCCGGTGAGCCGTGACGACGTCGCCGCCGCCCTGAGTGTGCCTCGCGCGACCGTCGCGTTCCACCTCGACCGCCTGGTGGACGAGCGGCTCCTCGCCGTCGGGCACGGCCGCCGCACCGGCCGCACCGGGCCGGGTGCCGGCCGCCCGGCGAAGCTCTACCGCCGCTCGGACCGGCAGGTGACGGTTTCGCTGCCGGAACGCGACTACGAGCTGGCCGGTCACCTCCTGGCGAGGGCGGTCGAGGAGGCCGGCGAGACCGGCGGCTCGGCGCGGGAGATCCTGGCGCTGCGGGCGCGTGAGCTGGGGGAGGACCTGGGCGCCGCGGCGGCCGACCTCACGGCGGAGCTGGAAGAACACGGCTTCGAGCCGCGGACCGAGGACGGTGGGGTGCTGCTCGGGAACTGCCCGTTCCACCGGCTGGCGCGGGCGCACCCGCGGCTGGTCTGCGAGATGAACCTGGCGCTGGTGACGGGCTTGCTGACCGGAGCGGGTTCGGCGGACCTGACCGCACGGCTCGACCCGCGACCGGGGCGGTGCTGCGTGCGGCTGACGTCGTCCTAG
- a CDS encoding RNA polymerase sigma factor, producing the protein MTRIVERLDRPDFAARDPKEVFARLFDEYAHPLRGYLAGRVGVHAADDLVAETFVVALRRRGSYDPEKAPIRGWLYGIATNLLRNHVRQEVRGFQLTARAGADDRPAENHDADVAGRVDAAARLRTLAGELAALSEQDRDVLLLTSWAGLEPAEVAEALGVPASTMRSRLHRVRHRLQALLVPTEENVHE; encoded by the coding sequence GTGACCAGAATCGTCGAACGGCTGGACCGGCCCGACTTCGCCGCGCGGGACCCGAAAGAGGTCTTCGCGCGGCTCTTCGACGAGTACGCCCACCCCCTGCGCGGTTACCTCGCGGGCCGGGTGGGGGTGCACGCCGCCGACGACCTCGTGGCGGAGACGTTCGTCGTCGCGCTGCGCAGACGCGGCAGCTACGACCCGGAGAAGGCGCCGATCCGCGGCTGGCTCTACGGCATCGCCACCAACCTGCTGCGCAACCACGTCCGCCAGGAGGTCCGCGGCTTCCAGCTGACCGCCCGGGCCGGGGCCGACGACCGGCCCGCCGAGAACCACGACGCCGACGTAGCCGGCCGGGTCGACGCCGCGGCGCGCCTGCGCACCCTCGCCGGCGAGCTGGCCGCACTGTCCGAACAGGACCGCGACGTCCTGCTGCTCACGTCCTGGGCCGGGCTCGAACCGGCCGAAGTCGCCGAAGCGCTCGGCGTCCCCGCCAGCACCATGCGGTCGCGGCTGCACCGCGTGCGCCACCGCCTCCAGGCCCTGCTCGTCCCCACCGAGGAGAATGTCCATGAATGA
- a CDS encoding sulfite exporter TauE/SafE family protein, whose amino-acid sequence MLAVLLVALPVGVLIGTVGVGGVVLPPALTWLGGLDVHAAAGTSSWAFLFTGIVGTLGYARQQAMPWRFGGLLTLGAAPAAAAGALVNGLLPAAVLWLVLAVVTAGSGAYNLWFRAKTSRVRDDLPVAATVAIGVVVGFGSALTGTGGPVLLVPALLALGVPALTTVAAGQLIQLPLVGFATLGYAAHGSVHFGLGTLLGVIAGAGALVGTRLAKKLRQQHLHRVVSAALVVFGAFLFVLAARS is encoded by the coding sequence GTGCTGGCCGTCCTGCTGGTGGCGTTGCCCGTCGGGGTCCTGATCGGGACCGTCGGCGTCGGCGGGGTGGTGCTGCCGCCCGCGCTCACCTGGCTCGGCGGTCTCGACGTCCACGCCGCGGCCGGGACCAGCAGCTGGGCGTTCCTGTTCACCGGGATCGTCGGCACCCTCGGGTACGCGCGCCAGCAGGCCATGCCCTGGCGGTTCGGCGGACTGCTCACCCTCGGCGCCGCGCCCGCGGCCGCCGCCGGGGCGCTGGTGAACGGGCTGCTGCCGGCCGCGGTCCTGTGGCTGGTGCTCGCCGTGGTGACCGCGGGGTCCGGCGCCTACAACCTGTGGTTCCGCGCGAAGACGTCCCGGGTGCGCGACGACCTGCCCGTCGCCGCCACGGTCGCGATCGGCGTGGTGGTCGGGTTCGGCTCGGCGCTGACCGGCACCGGCGGGCCCGTGCTGCTCGTCCCGGCGCTGCTCGCGCTCGGCGTGCCGGCGCTGACGACCGTCGCGGCCGGGCAGCTGATCCAGCTGCCGCTCGTCGGGTTCGCGACGCTCGGCTACGCGGCGCACGGCTCCGTCCACTTCGGACTCGGCACGCTGCTCGGCGTCATCGCCGGCGCCGGCGCGCTGGTCGGCACCCGGCTGGCGAAAAAGCTGCGGCAGCAGCACCTCCACCGCGTCGTCTCGGCGGCCTTGGTCGTCTTCGGCGCGTTCCTGTTCGTCCTGGCCGCGCGAAGCTAG
- a CDS encoding AAA family ATPase has protein sequence MPPVLIVVGGLPASGKTTVATELARRTGFSYLRVDTIEQAIVRSTPLSNPLGPVGYVVAYDVAADLLRTGVSVIAECVNSLEITRDAWRDTGTAHGARVLETEIVCSDPVEHRRRAETRDTGIPGHVPPTWPQIVGREYEPWTRDRLVVDTAAHSAGEAAALIEEAARP, from the coding sequence GTGCCCCCAGTGCTGATCGTCGTCGGCGGCCTGCCGGCGTCCGGGAAGACGACCGTGGCGACCGAACTGGCCCGCCGCACCGGGTTCTCCTACCTGCGCGTCGACACGATCGAGCAGGCGATCGTCCGCAGCACGCCCCTGAGCAACCCGCTCGGGCCGGTCGGGTACGTCGTCGCCTACGACGTCGCCGCCGACCTGCTGCGGACCGGCGTCAGCGTGATCGCGGAGTGCGTGAACTCCCTCGAGATCACCCGGGACGCCTGGCGCGACACCGGAACGGCGCACGGCGCGCGGGTGCTGGAGACCGAGATCGTCTGCTCGGACCCGGTGGAACACCGGCGCCGCGCGGAAACCCGCGACACCGGCATCCCCGGCCACGTGCCGCCGACGTGGCCGCAGATCGTCGGCCGCGAGTACGAGCCGTGGACCCGCGACCGCCTCGTCGTCGACACCGCGGCGCACTCGGCCGGCGAGGCGGCCGCGC
- a CDS encoding response regulator transcription factor, producing MTISVFLLDDHELVRTGLKTVFESEEDIEVVGEAGTAAEALVRIPQVRPDVAILDVRLPDGQGIEVCREIRSTLEPPPACLMLTSYSDDDALFGAIMAGAAGYMLKQVSGRSLIDAVRTVAVGGSLLDATLTASVMNRLRGETASAPDPRYEQLSPQERRVLDLVAEGLTNRQIAERLFLAEKTVKNYVSSVLHKLGVERRTSAAVYVSQRRAEPGRPG from the coding sequence ATGACGATTTCGGTGTTCCTGCTCGACGACCACGAGCTGGTCCGCACCGGGCTGAAGACCGTCTTCGAGTCCGAAGAGGACATCGAGGTGGTCGGCGAGGCCGGCACGGCCGCCGAGGCCCTCGTCCGGATCCCGCAGGTCCGGCCGGACGTGGCGATCCTGGACGTCCGGCTGCCCGACGGCCAGGGCATCGAGGTCTGCCGTGAGATCCGCTCGACGCTGGAACCGCCGCCGGCCTGCCTGATGCTGACGTCCTATTCGGACGACGACGCCCTGTTCGGCGCGATCATGGCCGGCGCGGCCGGGTACATGCTCAAGCAGGTCTCCGGCCGCTCGCTGATCGACGCCGTCCGCACGGTGGCCGTCGGCGGCTCCCTGCTGGACGCCACGCTCACCGCGTCCGTCATGAACAGGTTGCGGGGTGAGACGGCCTCGGCCCCGGATCCGCGGTACGAGCAGCTCAGCCCGCAGGAGCGGCGGGTGCTCGACCTGGTCGCCGAAGGGCTGACCAACCGGCAGATCGCCGAGCGGCTGTTCCTGGCGGAGAAGACCGTCAAGAACTATGTTTCTTCTGTGCTGCACAAACTCGGCGTCGAGCGGCGGACGTCGGCGGCGGTGTACGTGTCACAACGGCGGGCCGAACCGGGACGTCCGGGCTGA
- the folE gene encoding GTP cyclohydrolase I FolE produces the protein MSEPVPFRHLGVVPNRDAFDLHAAERAVADLLRALGKDPTSEHLGDTPRRVANAYAEMLRPRDFKLTTFPNDEGYDELVLAKSIPVQSLCEHHLLPFRGVAHVGYLPGERILGLSKLARVVELFARDLQVQERLTKQVADWLQEHLAPKGVGVVIEAEHLCMSLRGVRASGALTVTSSLHGLLREEPKTRQEFFALTGVNA, from the coding sequence ATGAGCGAACCGGTTCCCTTCCGGCACCTCGGTGTCGTCCCCAACCGTGACGCCTTCGATCTCCACGCGGCCGAACGCGCGGTGGCCGACCTGCTGCGCGCCCTGGGCAAGGACCCGACGTCGGAGCACCTCGGCGACACCCCGCGGCGGGTGGCGAACGCCTACGCCGAGATGCTGCGGCCGCGCGACTTCAAGCTGACGACGTTCCCCAACGACGAGGGCTACGACGAGCTCGTGCTCGCCAAGAGCATCCCGGTGCAGTCCCTGTGCGAGCACCACCTGCTGCCCTTCCGCGGCGTCGCGCACGTGGGCTACCTCCCGGGCGAGCGCATCCTCGGCCTGTCGAAGCTCGCCCGTGTCGTCGAGCTGTTCGCGCGCGACCTGCAGGTGCAGGAGCGGCTGACCAAGCAGGTCGCCGACTGGCTCCAGGAGCACCTGGCGCCGAAGGGCGTCGGCGTGGTGATCGAGGCCGAGCACCTCTGCATGTCCCTGCGCGGCGTCCGGGCGAGCGGCGCGCTCACCGTCACCTCGTCCCTGCACGGCCTGCTGCGCGAAGAACCCAAGACGCGCCAGGAGTTCTTCGCGCTGACCGGGGTCAACGCCTAG
- a CDS encoding carbohydrate ABC transporter permease — protein MRARRIGTNVLASAFCLVWVFPVYWMVNTAFKPRGDILSPTPQFLPAHFTLGNFADALAKPGFTRDLVNSVVVTVSVVLLAIVVAFLAATALTRFRFFGRRGFLIGVLILQMVPVPALVIPLFLGLKSAHLLNNLFGLTLTYVALVLPFTIWTLRGFLHGIPVELEEAAMVDGASRGRIMGSVLLPLVLPGLIATSVFAFITAWNDFLFAYVIMKDQSGYTLPVWLVSFSTSAGTDYGGLIAASTLFALPVVVFFALVQRHLVEGMTAGAVKG, from the coding sequence ATGCGAGCACGGCGGATCGGCACCAACGTGCTGGCTTCGGCGTTCTGCCTGGTGTGGGTGTTCCCGGTCTACTGGATGGTGAACACGGCGTTCAAACCGCGCGGCGACATCCTGAGCCCGACCCCGCAGTTCCTCCCGGCGCACTTCACGCTCGGCAACTTCGCCGACGCGCTTGCGAAGCCGGGCTTCACCCGCGACCTGGTCAACAGCGTGGTCGTGACGGTGTCGGTGGTGCTGCTGGCGATCGTCGTCGCGTTCCTGGCGGCGACGGCGTTGACGCGGTTCCGGTTCTTCGGCCGCCGCGGCTTCCTCATCGGCGTGCTGATCCTGCAGATGGTGCCGGTGCCCGCGCTGGTCATCCCGCTGTTCCTCGGGCTCAAGAGCGCACACCTGCTGAACAACCTGTTCGGCCTCACCCTCACCTACGTGGCGCTGGTGCTGCCGTTCACGATCTGGACGTTGCGGGGTTTCCTCCACGGCATCCCCGTCGAGCTCGAGGAGGCGGCCATGGTGGACGGCGCGTCGCGCGGCCGCATCATGGGTTCGGTGCTGCTGCCGCTCGTGCTGCCGGGGCTGATCGCGACCAGCGTGTTCGCGTTCATCACCGCGTGGAACGACTTCCTGTTCGCCTACGTGATCATGAAGGACCAATCCGGTTACACGCTGCCGGTGTGGCTGGTCTCGTTCAGCACCAGCGCCGGGACCGACTACGGCGGCCTGATCGCCGCGTCGACGCTGTTCGCGCTGCCGGTCGTCGTGTTCTTCGCCCTCGTCCAGCGCCACCTCGTCGAAGGCATGACCGCGGGCGCGGTGAAGGGCTAG